The sequence TGCTTAATCAGTTCTCTCTTGGAAGTCTTTCCATTGGGAAGCTCTACTTCATCCACCTGAAGATCAATGATTTTCCCTTGATAGATGGTTTCCGTTTTAATCGTCTTTTCTTCAAATTTTTTCATCCGCTCAACTCTCCTTGTTCTGTCGTTGACCTTGTCCTCATACATTTTACCATATCCCATTCGAGGATCGAGGTGAAACCCCTTGAAGGTGATTGCTGAAAAAGACCGGATCATCCTGGTAGGTAAAGCATGGGAAATCAGGGAGAAGCTGAAGCAATATAATCAAATCTACTCCACGGTGAAGGAATGGATCGAAGCCAATCGTTGAAACCAGCCGTATCTTTTGTTTATTCGTCCCCACTTTCGTTAATATAATAGAGAGTGCTAATGTCGAAAGGACGGATACAATGGAAAAAAGACAAATAGGAAACTCCGATTTATTTGTATCAAAGATGGGACTCGGTTGTATGTCACTTGGAACCGAAGAGACAGCTGCCAAGGAAATTGTACAACACGCTTTAGAGAATGGGATCAATTATCTTGATACCGCTGATTTATATGACTTTGGTCAAAATGAAGAAATTGTGGGTAAAGCCATCCACGGGGTCCGAGACGACATTATTCTTGCCACAAAGGTAGGAAATCGCTGGGATGACGTGGAAGATGGCTGGCGCTGGGATCCTTCCAAATCCTATATCAAGTCTGCCGTCAAGGATAGCTTATCCCGCCTGAAAGTGGACTATATCGATCTTTATCAGCTTCATGGCGGGACCATTGAAGATCATTTTGATGAAACGATCGAAGCATTTGAAGAATTAAAGAGTGATGGTTTGATCCGCCATTATGGAATCTCCTCCATCCGCCCGAATGTCATTAAGCGATTCCTGAAGAGTTCTTCCATAGAGAGCGTGATGATGCAGTACAGCTTACTGGATCGCCGGCCGGAAGAATGGATGGACCTATTGAATGAGAATAAGGTGAATATCGTGGTTCGGGGGCCTTTGGCAAAAGGACTTCTTTCTGAGAAAATGCTTTCCAAAGCTTCTTCGAAAATGAAAGAGAGTGGGTATCTGGACTATTCTTATCAAGAGCTTCAAGAAACGATCGAATCCATTCATAGCAAAATGGGAGACCAGCGCAAAATGAATGAGCTTGCCCTCCAATATATTCTTTCCCACCAATCGGTTGCAGCCGTGGTTCCGGGAGCCAGTTCTGTTCAGCAGCTTCAGGAGAATATTGATGCTGTCAATGCGAGCCCTCTATCTACTGAGGCGCTGGAAATGCTTAAACACTTAACTAAATTATCACGGTATGAGCAACATAGGGATTGAGTGAACAAAAAAATAAGCGGGTCAGGGTTCTTAATTCC is a genomic window of Rossellomorea sp. y25 containing:
- the mciZ gene encoding Z-ring formation inhibitor MciZ gives rise to the protein MKVIAEKDRIILVGKAWEIREKLKQYNQIYSTVKEWIEANR
- a CDS encoding aldo/keto reductase; translation: MEKRQIGNSDLFVSKMGLGCMSLGTEETAAKEIVQHALENGINYLDTADLYDFGQNEEIVGKAIHGVRDDIILATKVGNRWDDVEDGWRWDPSKSYIKSAVKDSLSRLKVDYIDLYQLHGGTIEDHFDETIEAFEELKSDGLIRHYGISSIRPNVIKRFLKSSSIESVMMQYSLLDRRPEEWMDLLNENKVNIVVRGPLAKGLLSEKMLSKASSKMKESGYLDYSYQELQETIESIHSKMGDQRKMNELALQYILSHQSVAAVVPGASSVQQLQENIDAVNASPLSTEALEMLKHLTKLSRYEQHRD